The region GAGGTGCTGATGCGTATAAAATCAGTAATGTAACGTTCTAGGGTATTGCAGATGACCATACATGGCTCGATGACCGTGCTGAAAAGTATAACAATGGTGTCGGAAAAGATGCACCATTTGTTTTTGACCCGAATTTTAATGTGAAGCCTGCCAACTGGGAGATGATGGATTATAATTTGAATGAGATGGACGTACTGATTGCAGACTTTGAACAGGACGGGGAATTTGCGAATTTTGGTGCTGCCAGATCATTGCAGGCCAAATTGAGTTCCGTCACGCATTTTATAAAACGGGGAAAAACTGAT is a window of Virgibacillus ihumii DNA encoding:
- a CDS encoding FIMAH domain-containing protein is translated as MDYNLNEMDVLIADFEQDGEFANFGAARSLQAKLSSVTHFIKRGKTDKAVKHMDDFLQKLEQKREKEFISEYAYGILKQNAEYLVRKWR